The Bacillus alveayuensis genome contains a region encoding:
- a CDS encoding HlyD family secretion protein (product_source=KO:K02005; cath_funfam=2.40.50.100; cog=COG0845; ko=KO:K02005; pfam=PF16576; superfamily=51230,57959; tigrfam=TIGR01730; transmembrane_helix_parts=Outside_1_3,TMhelix_4_26,Inside_27_372): protein MKKIWIGITIVTVLAIFVGVGVYRASTAKSVSVKTTQLTEREITGNVMIPGTLHLANEQKVFVDPQLGEVKEILVKEGEEIKKGTTLVKYENEQLELEKEQNQLAIESNYLRINQIKDQINDIEKKEKDLEKEIGKEEAEKQIKSEKSQLEMELKMANIELKQNILQKNTIEKKLAELEVKSEMDGVVIQINKDALSSGAEPQVLIHIGSLNQFKVTGVISEYDTLKVQENQPVTLKSDVMPDQKWKGKVSKIAFLPEDTDPMTQNSGAVQYPIEVVIEDNQNIPVKPGFQMIMEIETERKKVKAIPLEAIQQEDDTHFVYVVENGKTVKKEIKVGTSDDQFMEVKNGLTKEDKVIVHPPDQLKAGMEVTIQ from the coding sequence ATGAAAAAGATTTGGATTGGGATTACGATTGTTACGGTTCTTGCCATCTTTGTCGGTGTTGGGGTTTATCGTGCTTCTACAGCGAAAAGTGTTTCAGTGAAAACAACACAGCTTACGGAACGAGAAATAACCGGGAATGTCATGATTCCCGGTACCCTTCATTTAGCAAATGAACAAAAAGTTTTTGTCGATCCGCAATTAGGAGAAGTAAAAGAAATTCTTGTTAAAGAGGGAGAAGAAATTAAAAAAGGGACTACGCTAGTAAAATATGAAAACGAACAGCTCGAACTTGAAAAAGAGCAAAATCAATTAGCCATTGAATCTAATTATTTACGAATTAATCAAATCAAAGACCAAATAAATGATATAGAGAAAAAAGAAAAAGATTTAGAGAAGGAGATTGGCAAAGAGGAAGCGGAAAAGCAAATAAAATCAGAAAAAAGTCAATTAGAAATGGAACTGAAAATGGCCAACATAGAATTAAAACAAAACATTTTACAAAAAAATACGATTGAAAAAAAACTAGCGGAGTTAGAAGTTAAAAGTGAAATGGACGGTGTCGTCATTCAAATTAATAAAGATGCTTTAAGCAGCGGAGCTGAACCACAAGTATTGATACATATTGGCAGTTTAAACCAATTTAAAGTAACGGGTGTGATTTCTGAATATGACACTTTAAAGGTTCAAGAAAATCAACCAGTTACATTAAAATCAGATGTCATGCCTGATCAAAAGTGGAAAGGAAAAGTTTCCAAAATCGCCTTTTTACCTGAAGATACGGACCCAATGACGCAAAACAGCGGAGCCGTTCAATACCCAATAGAAGTCGTCATAGAAGATAATCAGAATATTCCTGTAAAGCCAGGCTTTCAAATGATTATGGAAATTGAAACAGAACGTAAAAAAGTAAAGGCCATTCCACTTGAGGCCATTCAACAAGAAGATGATACCCATTTCGTATATGTCGTAGAAAATGGAAAAACGGTGAAAAAAGAAATAAAGGTCGGGACCTCAGATGATCAATTTATGGAAGTTAAAAACGGTTTAACGAAGGAAGATAAGGTGATCGTTCATCCACCTGATCAATTAAAAGCTGGTATGGAAGTGACGATTCAATGA